Proteins from one Pelodiscus sinensis isolate JC-2024 chromosome 21, ASM4963464v1, whole genome shotgun sequence genomic window:
- the LOC142819267 gene encoding endogenous retroviral envelope protein HEMO-like, with amino-acid sequence MTPDRALLFLLITAISAVPEHPLRNAIQTIASAADATNCWICTLLGSPTGLGVEFVPLNLNDWWNKSNVFKWGPAWFDDSSSSDYKLLNDSGKGTWGWHGQWQPTLWGQPLEYITGTSREVYPICFENKNGTGPHLGWLGDQQCTHIVSFNKKLKVWDVYPSATHQKPLRCGGYNISHSGTPLSSNVTIIPLNFSQYLEGKAWYNQSLFIIPNTGQIYNPTLVTSNTLLPNQCARTELFAADQVLQDLLLALHCTAANDSYCATHHTPKKGPTGTGWYKGPYSPILKEEPGLFFICGQKAYKYLPLNWMGRCSMGHAAPGGLTVHPHIMAPGITNLGSFLHRSPRRFSTNPLIIRPTGFHQFVRALLPWLGVAELEKAIVNVSGQIEQALNHTADALGLLNEQIQSVARFALQNRIALDAVLAQQGGVCAVINQSCCFYVNKSGQIEQDVLAIKGAVKVLHAVTEDGKASWLDWLAQRLGFLLTPFLHSIVNTILTVLLVVIACCMLLCIVKRLVYTATSSVQVRYMALGSDPNQSLDPKLSDQTLPIGRF; translated from the coding sequence ATGACTCCGGATCGAGCTTTGCTGTTTCTCCTAATCACTGCGATCTCCGCTGTACCAGAGCACCCTCTCAGGAATGCTATCCAGACTATTGCCTCTGCAGCCGATGCTACAAACTGCTGGATATGTACCCTGCTAGGTTCCCCCACAGGACTGGGAGTTGAATTTGTCCCTTTAAACTTAAATGACTGGTGGAACAAGAGCAACGTTTTCAAGTGGGGACCAGCCTGGTTtgatgacagcagctccagcgaCTACAAACTTTTAAATGACTCTGGGAAGGGAACTTGGGGGTGGCATGGACAATGGCAACCTACACTATGGGGTCAACCTCTGGAGTATATAACAGGAACCTCTAGGGAAGTATACCCCATCTGCTTTGAGAACAAAAATGGTACAGGACCTCACCTCGGGTGGTTAGGGGATCAGCAGTGCACCCACATAGTAAGTTTTAATAAGAAATTAAAGGTCTGGGATGTCTATCCCAGTGCAACCCACCAAAAACCCTTAAGGTGCGGGGGATATAATATCTCCCACAGTGGCACACCACTATCTAGCAATGTCACCATTATTCCCCTAAACTTCAGCCAATACCTGGAGGGAAAAGCCTGGTACAATCAGTCATTATTCATAATTCCTAACACCGGTCAAATATACAACCCCACACTGGTAACCAGTAATACCCTACTCCCAAACCAGTGCGCTAGGACAGAGCTTTTTGCAGCGGACCAGGTCCTACAGGATTTGCTGCTTGCCTTACATTGCACAGCTGCTAATGATAGTTACTGTGCTACCCACCATACCCCAAAGAAAGGACCCACTGGAACAGGGTGGTATAAGGGACCCTACTCCCCCATTCTGAAGGAGGAGCcaggactctttttcatttgcggGCAGAAAGCCTACAAGTATCTGCCACTGAATTGGATGGGGCGCTGCTCAATGGGGCACGCTGCCCCTGGGGGACTCACTGTACACCCTCACATTATGGCTCCTGGTATTACTAATCTTGGGAGTTTCTTACACCGGTCACCACGAAGGTTTTCCACTAATCCCCTTATAATACGTCCCACAGGCTTCCACCAGTTCGTCCGTGCGCTCCTGCCCTGGCTTGGAGTAGCTGAGCTAGAGAAGGCAATAGTAAATGTATCTGGGCAAATAGAACAGGCACTCAACCACACTGCAGATGCTCTGGGCTTGCTTAACGAGCAAATTCAATCAGTAGCCCGTTTTGCCCTGCAGAACAGAATAGCCTTGGACGCAGTTTTGGCCCAACAGGGGGGAGTATGTGCGGTAATCAACCAATCTTGCTGCTTCTATGTAAATAAATCAGGACAAATTGAACAAGATGTACTCGCTATAAAGGGCGCTGTTAAGGTACTACATGCTGTAACTGAGGATGgaaaagcctcatggctagattggctAGCCCAACGCCTAGGATTTTTGTtaactccattccttcactctattgtaaatactatattaaccgttttacttgttgtaattgcttgctgcatgcttctatgtattgttaagCGTTtggtgtacactgctacctcctctgtaCAGGTCCGATATATGGcgttgggaagcgatcctaatcaatcccttgatccaaaattatctgatcagaccctgccgatagggcgattttag